In the Peromyscus leucopus breed LL Stock unplaced genomic scaffold, UCI_PerLeu_2.1 scaffold_244, whole genome shotgun sequence genome, one interval contains:
- the LOC114693812 gene encoding leukemia-associated protein 7 homolog, which produces MASPAPLVASISHQMVALQTLQLLQQEWGWGDGPSAPGSPRGQDHVPVAQARRSGQMRTRRGLGRGGAGARSSPEAGGLRGAEGGAELLPFPRDRGPCTLARMAMRSALARVVDSTSELVSVEQTLLWPLSARAALPIHLKDSVEFRNICSHLALQIEGQQFDRDLNAAHQCLKTIVKKLIQSLANLPSDAHVVACASLRQILQNLPDV; this is translated from the exons ATGGCCAGCCCTGCGCCCTTAGTGGCTTCCATCAGCCACCAAATGGTGGCTCTGCAGACCCTGCAGCTGCTACAGCAGGAGTGGGGATGGGGCGACGGTCCTAGCGCCCCCGGAAGCCCGCGCGGTCAGGACCACGTGCCCGTCGCCCAAGCTCGTCGCTCAGGCCAGATGCGGACCCGGCGGGGGCTGGGGCGCGGGGGCGCCGGAGCGCGGAGCTCCCCCGAAGCAGGCGGGCTGCGAGGCGCGGAGGGGGGCGCGGAGCTGCTGCCCTTCCCCCGGGACCGCGGGCCCTGCACCTTGGCGCGGATGGCGATGCGCAGTGCTCTGGCCCGCGTGGTGGACTCGACCTCGGAGCTGGTCAGCGTGGAGCAGACTCTGCTTTGGCCTCTCTCAGCAAGAGCGGCCCTTCCCATCCACCTGAAG GACAGTGTTGAGTTTAGAAACATCTGCAGTCACCTGGCTCTGCAGATTGAAGGACAGCAGTTCGACAGAGACTTGAATGCCGCCCACCAGTGCCTGAAGACCATAGTCAAGAAGTTGATCCAGTCACTTGCTAATCTCCCATCGGATGCCCACGTGGTGGCCTGTGCTTCCTTGAGACAGATCTTACAGAATCTCCCAGATGTATGA